The following are from one region of the Leptospira neocaledonica genome:
- a CDS encoding metalloenzyme — protein MIFYVFIDGIGFGENDPDKNPFSKYAKGIFLPLGGKAIPDDSPSRVQELTYLKTDASMGIKGLPQSATGQTSLWTGINACQVLNRHMSGFPTFTLKRIIAKYSIIRILEENGFKADLLNCYTPGFAEHIKKNPRHVSASTLIQMAADKPLKDMDDLREGKGLYMDISRDFLRKFGRDFIDKDDPVLEIQDPYKTGNEIIPAMKDHTLCIYEYFITDKVGHKMNWKGAEKCISDLENFLLGVLDAMDPEQDQLIVTSDHGNLEDLTVDVHTVNPVPTILYGKFTEQMKDKIHALKDIPHAIYDCLGLQIQMSEQEFVQTSSN, from the coding sequence ATGATATTTTATGTATTTATAGACGGGATAGGCTTTGGGGAAAACGATCCGGATAAAAATCCGTTCTCCAAGTATGCGAAAGGGATTTTTCTACCTTTGGGCGGCAAAGCTATCCCGGACGATTCTCCCTCCCGTGTCCAAGAGCTCACCTACCTTAAAACGGACGCGAGTATGGGAATTAAAGGGCTTCCCCAAAGCGCAACAGGACAGACCTCTCTTTGGACAGGAATTAATGCCTGCCAGGTGTTGAACCGTCATATGAGCGGGTTTCCTACATTCACCTTAAAACGTATCATCGCAAAATATTCTATTATCCGCATCTTGGAAGAGAACGGATTTAAAGCGGACCTATTGAACTGCTATACTCCTGGATTTGCAGAACATATAAAAAAAAATCCTAGACATGTATCCGCTTCTACTCTCATTCAAATGGCAGCAGACAAACCTTTAAAAGATATGGATGATTTGAGAGAAGGCAAAGGTCTTTATATGGACATCAGCCGAGATTTTCTCAGAAAGTTTGGAAGAGATTTTATAGATAAGGATGATCCCGTTTTAGAAATCCAAGATCCGTACAAGACCGGGAACGAGATCATTCCAGCCATGAAGGATCACACATTATGTATTTATGAATACTTTATCACAGATAAGGTAGGTCATAAGATGAACTGGAAAGGTGCCGAAAAATGTATCTCCGACTTAGAGAATTTTTTACTCGGAGTTTTAGATGCGATGGATCCGGAACAAGACCAACTTATTGTAACCTCGGATCACGGAAATCTCGAAGATTTAACGGTAGATGTGCATACCGTAAACCCGGTACCAACCATTCTGTACGGTAAATTCACAGAACAAATGAAGGACAAGATCCACGCTTTGAAGGATATCCCCCATGCAATCTACGATTGTTTAGGGCTGCAGATCCAAATGTCCGAACAAGAATTCGTTCAGACATCCTCTAATTAA
- a CDS encoding CopG family transcriptional regulator, translating into MARVERRFQMLLTEEEFELLRTEAEKRDLSASELLRSCFRNEVFKSDSYQRLEALRELSKIYPEAKI; encoded by the coding sequence ATGGCCCGTGTCGAAAGAAGATTTCAGATGCTCCTCACCGAGGAAGAATTCGAATTATTAAGGACCGAGGCGGAAAAAAGAGACCTCTCCGCTTCCGAGTTGCTTCGCTCCTGTTTTAGGAATGAAGTTTTTAAATCCGATTCATATCAGAGATTAGAAGCGTTGAGAGAATTGTCTAAAATTTATCCGGAAGCGAAAATTTGA
- the serC gene encoding 3-phosphoserine/phosphohydroxythreonine transaminase, whose translation MSKFERRIYNFCAGPAMLPTPVMEKAASEFLNYRGSGMSIMEDSHRGKLFEEVLDRSLSLLKELLSVPENYEIMFLSGGASLHFSALPLNLLKDGESADFAVTGIWAKKAMEEALRFNPVKKIYDGEDHKYTESPELNDSMVNPGAAYVYITSNNTLLGTRYANIPNITKAPLIADMTSEILSRKIDISKFGVIFAGAQKNIGPSGLSVLIIRKDLLRRSGRTVPILMDYALTAKNKSMYNTPPTYSIYMAKLVFEWLKDLGGVEKIEKINEEKAKILYDYLDTTSFYNAPVKPNSRSVMNVVFTLHDKNLESKFLAGAEEKGLHGLEGHRLVGGLRASIYNSMPKEGVIALVEYMKEFEKKV comes from the coding sequence ATGAGCAAATTTGAGCGCCGAATCTACAATTTTTGCGCAGGTCCTGCGATGTTACCTACTCCAGTCATGGAGAAGGCAGCTTCCGAGTTTCTGAACTACCGCGGGTCCGGTATGTCCATTATGGAAGATAGTCATAGGGGAAAACTTTTTGAAGAAGTCCTGGATAGATCCCTTTCCTTGCTCAAAGAATTATTATCTGTTCCGGAAAATTACGAAATTATGTTTCTTTCCGGAGGAGCTAGCCTTCACTTCTCCGCCCTGCCCTTAAATCTTCTGAAAGATGGAGAATCCGCTGATTTTGCAGTCACAGGTATCTGGGCTAAGAAGGCTATGGAAGAAGCTCTTAGATTCAATCCCGTCAAAAAAATCTATGACGGAGAAGATCATAAGTATACCGAGTCTCCCGAACTAAACGACTCCATGGTAAATCCCGGAGCCGCTTACGTATATATCACTTCTAATAATACTTTATTAGGAACTCGTTATGCAAATATTCCGAATATCACGAAGGCCCCCCTTATCGCGGACATGACTTCCGAAATTCTATCCAGAAAAATAGATATAAGTAAGTTCGGAGTGATATTTGCGGGAGCACAGAAGAATATCGGACCTTCCGGTTTAAGCGTCCTCATCATTCGTAAAGATCTACTCCGGCGCTCCGGTAGAACTGTTCCTATATTGATGGATTATGCACTGACTGCAAAAAATAAATCCATGTATAACACTCCTCCTACATATTCCATCTATATGGCTAAGCTTGTATTTGAATGGCTGAAAGATCTAGGCGGAGTGGAGAAGATCGAAAAGATCAATGAGGAGAAGGCCAAGATCCTATACGATTATTTGGATACCACTTCCTTCTATAATGCTCCGGTAAAACCGAATTCAAGATCCGTAATGAATGTCGTCTTTACTCTGCATGACAAAAATTTGGAATCCAAGTTTTTGGCGGGAGCAGAAGAAAAGGGACTCCATGGTTTGGAAGGTCATAGGTTAGTTGGTGGCTTAAGAGCTTCTATCTATAATTCTATGCCTAAAGAAGGTGTAATCGCCTTAGTCGAATACATGAAGGAATTCGAGAAGAAGGTTTAG
- a CDS encoding class I SAM-dependent methyltransferase, giving the protein MIDIEYYYDPEYQNFLLSSKRRELTPPETVLKHFSLKDVQNIVDFGMGLGFWTETLLKSIHKEGWVWGAECNQDFLDEVLHWKNREDIQRFTPFYMEKADRPLLPEWIPVPEIIFASLVLSTFADPGQAMDGLVRSMKKGGKLIVLDWVKNEYPIGPRINDKISLDKMKFLAEQYKLEIIKTVRISENVYGLEIQSGPEFEYGYYDLREEEMYSEELIRS; this is encoded by the coding sequence ATGATCGATATAGAATATTATTACGACCCAGAATATCAGAATTTTCTCCTCTCTAGTAAGAGACGTGAGCTTACTCCTCCGGAAACCGTTTTGAAACATTTTTCCCTGAAGGATGTGCAGAATATCGTAGATTTCGGGATGGGCCTGGGTTTCTGGACCGAAACTCTTCTAAAATCCATCCACAAAGAAGGCTGGGTCTGGGGTGCGGAATGTAACCAGGACTTCTTGGACGAAGTACTACATTGGAAAAACCGAGAAGACATCCAAAGATTTACTCCTTTTTATATGGAGAAGGCGGATCGTCCCTTATTGCCGGAGTGGATCCCTGTCCCTGAGATCATCTTTGCCTCATTAGTACTTTCAACTTTTGCTGACCCCGGCCAAGCAATGGACGGACTAGTTCGTTCCATGAAGAAGGGCGGCAAATTAATCGTCTTGGACTGGGTCAAAAACGAATACCCTATCGGGCCTAGGATCAACGACAAGATCTCTTTAGATAAGATGAAGTTCTTAGCAGAACAGTATAAATTAGAAATTATTAAAACTGTACGTATCAGCGAAAACGTATACGGATTAGAGATCCAATCCGGTCCTGAATTTGAATACGGTTATTACGATCTAAGAGAAGAAGAAATGTATTCGGAAGAATTGATCCGATCTTAA
- the rpiB gene encoding ribose 5-phosphate isomerase B, with amino-acid sequence MKKIGIASDHGGFELKEYLRKELADSIEILDFGTKDETSVDYPLVIADACKKVLSKEVDGLIALCGTGIGASIAANRHKGIRAALCHDEFTAEMSRRHNNANVLVLGGRVLGKDLAARIAQKWLTTSFEAGRHERRVGQLDTIV; translated from the coding sequence ATGAAAAAAATTGGCATCGCTTCCGATCACGGCGGATTCGAACTCAAAGAATACCTTCGCAAAGAATTGGCGGACTCGATTGAGATCCTGGATTTCGGCACAAAGGACGAAACCTCTGTAGATTACCCTTTAGTAATCGCAGACGCTTGCAAAAAAGTACTCTCCAAAGAAGTCGATGGATTGATCGCACTTTGTGGAACTGGTATCGGAGCTTCTATCGCAGCAAACCGTCATAAAGGGATCAGAGCTGCTCTTTGCCATGATGAATTCACTGCAGAAATGTCTCGTCGCCATAACAATGCAAACGTATTGGTATTAGGCGGAAGAGTTTTAGGGAAAGACCTTGCGGCCCGCATCGCCCAGAAATGGCTGACTACTTCTTTTGAAGCTGGACGCCATGAAAGAAGAGTGGGTCAGTTAGACACCATCGTTTAA
- a CDS encoding tetratricopeptide repeat protein: MHKGKILLLTLILFVFSAGNIIAQSEPDYQTALEEFQKGNSEKALEIIRVLHEQGKRSYETHYLAAFCHYNAGRNKSAATHWSEALKLKPGDPAVSLDFARYLIQAGRNSDALEIIYNSYQSNPKNREVRLLYATALLYNSKAREALYIIEKLKAEDGNDYRPLVLEAQVYFYLGSAEKAEVSLKWAQSLVPNNPNVLNNLGLVYEKAGNQEAKRGNVKKALEQLRNAKEQLESALKLKPDDEKIKGNIRRIEARINALSAG, encoded by the coding sequence ATGCACAAAGGAAAAATACTCCTACTTACACTGATACTATTTGTTTTTTCCGCGGGGAATATTATCGCTCAGAGCGAACCGGATTACCAAACAGCATTGGAAGAATTCCAAAAAGGAAATTCTGAAAAGGCGCTCGAGATCATTCGTGTACTTCACGAACAAGGAAAAAGATCCTACGAGACACATTACCTGGCGGCCTTCTGTCATTATAATGCGGGAAGAAATAAATCCGCAGCCACTCATTGGTCCGAAGCATTAAAACTGAAACCTGGGGATCCCGCTGTTAGTTTGGATTTTGCCAGATATTTGATCCAAGCAGGTAGGAATTCCGACGCGTTAGAGATCATTTATAATTCTTACCAATCCAATCCTAAGAATAGAGAAGTAAGATTATTATACGCGACTGCTTTATTATATAATAGTAAAGCGAGAGAAGCATTATATATCATTGAAAAACTAAAAGCAGAAGATGGGAATGATTATCGTCCTCTCGTTTTGGAAGCTCAGGTTTATTTTTATTTAGGAAGCGCAGAAAAGGCTGAAGTCAGTTTAAAATGGGCTCAGTCTTTAGTTCCGAATAATCCGAATGTGTTGAACAACCTTGGATTAGTTTACGAAAAAGCGGGAAACCAAGAAGCAAAAAGAGGGAATGTTAAAAAGGCCCTCGAACAATTGAGAAATGCTAAAGAACAATTGGAATCCGCACTCAAGTTAAAACCGGACGACGAAAAAATAAAAGGTAATATCAGAAGAATAGAGGCAAGGATCAATGCCCTTTCCGCCGGGTGA
- a CDS encoding tetratricopeptide repeat protein, producing the protein MRAFCFILLTCFSLSSAYSQEENRREWNKAAKQKVLLLHQSGKEAESLPFLEEYVKKNPNELVYKLFLARALFWRADLELPGHSEDVFSRMEKVRKIRDNYLRAASLFEENVGYLGKVSPRDPDLGKWTFLWAMSEWYAGREDRAIQLFKKSFKHDFRLNQANYNIAAIYENLGQILDSQIYYGTYLKNEKELKEEE; encoded by the coding sequence ATGCGCGCTTTCTGTTTTATCCTTTTGACCTGTTTCAGTTTGTCTTCTGCTTATTCTCAGGAAGAAAATAGAAGAGAATGGAATAAGGCTGCAAAACAAAAAGTTTTACTTCTTCACCAAAGTGGAAAAGAGGCAGAGAGCCTTCCTTTCTTAGAGGAATACGTCAAAAAAAATCCGAACGAGCTGGTCTATAAACTCTTTCTTGCACGGGCACTTTTTTGGAGAGCAGACTTGGAACTACCTGGTCATTCGGAGGATGTGTTTTCCAGAATGGAGAAGGTCAGAAAGATCCGAGACAATTACTTACGAGCGGCAAGCCTTTTCGAAGAGAATGTGGGCTATTTAGGGAAGGTAAGCCCGAGGGATCCTGATTTGGGAAAATGGACCTTTTTATGGGCGATGTCAGAATGGTATGCTGGCAGGGAAGACCGGGCAATTCAGCTATTTAAGAAGTCTTTTAAGCATGATTTTCGTTTGAACCAGGCAAATTATAATATCGCCGCCATTTACGAAAACCTGGGACAGATACTAGATTCTCAAATTTATTACGGAACCTACTTGAAAAACGAAAAGGAACTGAAAGAAGAGGAGTAA
- the mtaB gene encoding tRNA (N(6)-L-threonylcarbamoyladenosine(37)-C(2))-methylthiotransferase MtaB: MPFPPGEKKVLFHTLGCRLNFFESDGLFSSLSKHGYSVASAEDVPDVVVVNTCTVTNKADSRNRNIIRNAIKRYPGAQVWVTGCYAQTDKESIESIPGIAGVIGNENKSDLPRLILEKEGADSSHIPIVSDRFAYSDVLPNGHTRAYLKIQDGCDRQCSYCKIPQARGKGVSRNWTDVLDQVSFLQDNGVGEIILTGVNLGWYRDGEGRKAFPKMLEAILNKLEYSRLRLSSIEPPDVGVELAELLTHPRFTPFLHVPLQSGSKEILKRMKRSYNPETFRKRIELAKSKVPDLFLGTDVIVGFPGETEQDFQDSCSILEELGFSKIHAFPFSVRKNTSAEQFPETVSKETKKERVHSLMDLSQRLHRKYAESQFSKKREAVLENGGIAVTDNYLKAVIPESDLKSLSPGQFLTLEIGEYLPDVADKEGKVSARILAAIG; this comes from the coding sequence ATGCCCTTTCCGCCGGGTGAAAAAAAGGTATTATTCCATACCTTAGGTTGTAGGCTCAATTTTTTTGAGTCGGACGGTTTATTCTCTTCTTTGAGTAAACACGGGTATTCTGTAGCTAGTGCAGAAGACGTTCCGGATGTGGTGGTAGTTAATACATGTACCGTCACTAATAAGGCAGATTCAAGAAATCGTAATATTATTCGAAATGCGATCAAAAGATATCCTGGTGCTCAGGTTTGGGTAACAGGATGTTACGCACAAACCGATAAAGAATCGATCGAATCCATTCCCGGGATTGCGGGTGTGATCGGTAACGAGAACAAATCCGATCTACCTAGATTGATCCTGGAAAAAGAAGGCGCGGATTCTTCTCATATTCCAATTGTTTCGGACCGATTTGCGTATTCCGATGTTTTACCTAATGGACATACCAGAGCTTATCTAAAGATCCAAGATGGTTGTGATCGCCAATGTTCTTATTGCAAAATTCCTCAAGCAAGAGGTAAGGGTGTCTCCCGAAACTGGACGGATGTACTAGATCAGGTTTCCTTCTTACAAGACAATGGGGTAGGAGAGATCATACTTACAGGTGTGAACCTGGGATGGTATAGGGACGGAGAAGGCAGAAAGGCATTTCCTAAAATGCTCGAAGCCATCTTAAACAAATTAGAATATTCCAGGCTTAGACTTTCTTCTATCGAACCGCCTGATGTAGGTGTGGAACTTGCGGAACTTCTTACACATCCTAGATTTACTCCATTCTTACATGTTCCTTTACAAAGTGGAAGTAAAGAGATCCTAAAAAGAATGAAACGTAGTTATAATCCTGAAACTTTCCGCAAAAGAATAGAACTTGCTAAATCCAAAGTTCCGGATCTTTTTTTAGGAACGGATGTGATTGTTGGTTTTCCGGGGGAAACAGAACAAGATTTCCAAGATTCTTGTTCTATTCTGGAAGAATTAGGTTTTTCTAAAATACATGCGTTTCCATTCTCTGTTCGGAAAAATACTTCTGCGGAGCAATTTCCAGAAACAGTTTCCAAAGAAACCAAAAAAGAAAGGGTCCATTCTCTAATGGATCTTTCTCAGAGGCTACATCGCAAATATGCAGAAAGCCAGTTTTCTAAAAAGAGAGAGGCAGTTTTGGAAAATGGCGGGATTGCGGTCACCGACAATTATCTAAAAGCTGTGATCCCTGAAAGCGATCTGAAAAGTTTAAGCCCGGGTCAATTTTTGACCTTAGAGATCGGAGAATATCTCCCAGATGTCGCCGATAAAGAAGGCAAGGTGTCCGCAAGGATCCTGGCCGCAATCGGTTGA
- a CDS encoding tetratricopeptide repeat protein — translation MNRSIILVTGFLFVCAGLLTGIYTAVIQDTDSTNKGILEKVREGEEFLKHSNPKSSEKALDIFAELSSKDVSSDVAFRIQYDLATALDKTGDKMRALGIFRELNQKEGLAREEKARVAYGLGNLLLLLNRDEEGKGHLEEVLRTSGDNKLRSNALSAIADYYMKKGNYDQSRKNYVLALQEDPENVKARVRWGKSLRRMGKDWSAYDVYEDYVQSDAYFDPDKVAVDKEFRSGLLEKGRELYVRKEYYSAIETLKKALDIGVSERAREQAWYYIAESYDALGKSEQAIQYLNKILENSDGTLDQAAMFRKGTIYFRGGKYEKAAAVFQESADRNPDSPVGKKSATWKKEALDQIEDDLRYKDGEGGGKAKQSDDDRQDDDWKY, via the coding sequence ATGAACCGTTCCATCATATTAGTCACGGGATTTTTATTCGTATGCGCAGGTCTTCTTACAGGGATTTACACTGCGGTGATCCAAGATACGGATTCCACAAACAAAGGAATCTTGGAAAAAGTGAGAGAGGGAGAGGAATTTTTAAAACATTCCAATCCTAAATCTTCCGAAAAAGCTTTGGATATTTTTGCCGAATTATCCTCCAAAGATGTGAGTTCGGATGTTGCTTTCCGCATTCAATACGACCTGGCAACCGCTCTGGACAAAACCGGAGATAAAATGAGAGCCCTCGGTATCTTTAGAGAGCTGAACCAGAAAGAAGGTCTTGCTCGCGAGGAGAAGGCCAGAGTTGCCTATGGACTCGGGAACCTTCTCCTTTTACTAAACAGGGACGAAGAAGGTAAGGGTCATTTGGAAGAAGTTCTTAGAACTTCCGGAGATAATAAGCTCAGATCTAACGCGTTATCCGCAATTGCTGACTATTATATGAAAAAAGGCAATTACGATCAGTCTAGAAAGAACTATGTATTGGCCTTACAAGAAGATCCTGAAAACGTAAAAGCCCGAGTCAGATGGGGAAAATCTTTACGTAGAATGGGCAAAGATTGGTCCGCTTACGATGTGTATGAAGACTATGTACAGTCCGATGCATATTTCGATCCTGACAAGGTCGCTGTAGATAAGGAATTCCGTTCCGGACTCTTAGAGAAGGGACGAGAATTATATGTACGTAAAGAATATTACTCTGCGATTGAAACCTTGAAAAAGGCTTTGGACATAGGTGTTAGCGAAAGAGCTAGAGAACAAGCTTGGTATTATATCGCAGAAAGTTACGATGCTTTGGGAAAATCCGAACAAGCTATTCAATACCTGAACAAAATCCTTGAAAACTCAGACGGAACTTTGGACCAAGCTGCTATGTTTAGAAAGGGAACCATCTATTTCAGAGGCGGAAAGTATGAGAAAGCAGCTGCGGTTTTCCAAGAATCTGCGGACAGAAATCCTGATAGTCCTGTAGGAAAAAAATCTGCTACCTGGAAGAAGGAAGCCTTGGATCAGATCGAAGATGACCTGAGATACAAGGACGGAGAAGGTGGCGGAAAAGCAAAACAAAGCGACGACGACCGCCAAGACGACGACTGGAAATATTAA